Proteins found in one Salvelinus sp. IW2-2015 unplaced genomic scaffold, ASM291031v2 Un_scaffold1746, whole genome shotgun sequence genomic segment:
- the LOC112071853 gene encoding ras-related protein Rab-15 isoform X1, with product MAKQYDVLFRLLLLGDSGVGKTCLLCRFTDNEFHPSHISTIGVDFKMKTLEIDGIKVRIQIWDTAGQERYQTITKQYYRRAQLVANYLSSRTPTAPDVTGRPKRSSRTTTTRATACSLSYHPEGEGIFLVYDITSERSFQHIMKWASDVDEYAPDNIQKILIGNKSDEEEKRQVATEQGNKLAKDYGMDFFETSASTNYNITESFTRLAEQVLAANKKDLDLLRASVTDELNLAALEEEEGITDGAAASKKGCWC from the exons ATGGCTAAGCAATATGATGTGCTCTTCCGACTCCTGCTTCTCGGAGATTCGGGGGTTGGAAAAACATGTTTATTATGCAGATTCACGGACAACGAATTTCACCCGTCTCACATTTCCACAATCG GAGTCGATTTTAAAATGAAGACACTGGAGATAGATGGCATCAAAGTGCGGATACAGATATG GGACACAGCAGGACAGGAGAGATATCAGACCATCACTAAGCAGTACTACAGACGAGCACAG TTagtggcaaactacctgtcctccaggacacctacagcacccgatgtcacaggaaggccaaaaagatcatcaaggacaacaaccacccgagccacggcctgttcactcagctatcatccagaaggcgag gGAATCTTCCTGGTTTACGACATCACAAGTGAGCGATCCTTCCAGCACATCATGAAGTGGGCCAGCGATGTGGACGAG tatgCTCCTGATAACATCCAGAAGATCCTCATAGGGAACAagtcagacgaggaggagaagaggcaggTCGCTACAGAACAGGGCAACAAGCTGGCCAAGGATTATGGGATGGACTTCTTTGAGACAAGTGCCTCCACCAACTATAACATCACAGAG TCCTTCACACGATTGGCTGAGCAGGTCCTGGCAGCCAATAAGAAGGACCTGGACCTCCTAAGGGCGTCGGTCACAGACGAGCTCAACCTCGCCgccctggaggaggaggagggcatcACAGACGGGGCCGCCGCCTCAAAGAAGGGCTGCTGGTGTTAA
- the LOC112071853 gene encoding ras-related protein Rab-15 isoform X3, producing MASKCGYRYGTQQDRRDIRPSLSSTTDEHRTPTAPDVTGRPKRSSRTTTTRATACSLSYHPEGEGIFLVYDITSERSFQHIMKWASDVDEYAPDNIQKILIGNKSDEEEKRQVATEQGNKLAKDYGMDFFETSASTNYNITESFTRLAEQVLAANKKDLDLLRASVTDELNLAALEEEEGITDGAAASKKGCWC from the exons ATGGCATCAAAGTGCGGATACAGATATG GGACACAGCAGGACAGGAGAGATATCAGACCATCACTAAGCAGTACTACAGACGAGCACAG gacacctacagcacccgatgtcacaggaaggccaaaaagatcatcaaggacaacaaccacccgagccacggcctgttcactcagctatcatccagaaggcgag gGAATCTTCCTGGTTTACGACATCACAAGTGAGCGATCCTTCCAGCACATCATGAAGTGGGCCAGCGATGTGGACGAG tatgCTCCTGATAACATCCAGAAGATCCTCATAGGGAACAagtcagacgaggaggagaagaggcaggTCGCTACAGAACAGGGCAACAAGCTGGCCAAGGATTATGGGATGGACTTCTTTGAGACAAGTGCCTCCACCAACTATAACATCACAGAG TCCTTCACACGATTGGCTGAGCAGGTCCTGGCAGCCAATAAGAAGGACCTGGACCTCCTAAGGGCGTCGGTCACAGACGAGCTCAACCTCGCCgccctggaggaggaggagggcatcACAGACGGGGCCGCCGCCTCAAAGAAGGGCTGCTGGTGTTAA
- the LOC112071853 gene encoding ras-related protein Rab-15 isoform X2: MAKQYDVLFRLLLLGDSGVGKTCLLCRFTDNEFHPSHISTIGVDFKMKTLEIDGIKVRIQIWDTAGQERYQTITKQYYRRAQGIFLVYDITSERSFQHIMKWASDVDEYAPDNIQKILIGNKSDEEEKRQVATEQGNKLAKDYGMDFFETSASTNYNITESFTRLAEQVLAANKKDLDLLRASVTDELNLAALEEEEGITDGAAASKKGCWC; the protein is encoded by the exons ATGGCTAAGCAATATGATGTGCTCTTCCGACTCCTGCTTCTCGGAGATTCGGGGGTTGGAAAAACATGTTTATTATGCAGATTCACGGACAACGAATTTCACCCGTCTCACATTTCCACAATCG GAGTCGATTTTAAAATGAAGACACTGGAGATAGATGGCATCAAAGTGCGGATACAGATATG GGACACAGCAGGACAGGAGAGATATCAGACCATCACTAAGCAGTACTACAGACGAGCACAG gGAATCTTCCTGGTTTACGACATCACAAGTGAGCGATCCTTCCAGCACATCATGAAGTGGGCCAGCGATGTGGACGAG tatgCTCCTGATAACATCCAGAAGATCCTCATAGGGAACAagtcagacgaggaggagaagaggcaggTCGCTACAGAACAGGGCAACAAGCTGGCCAAGGATTATGGGATGGACTTCTTTGAGACAAGTGCCTCCACCAACTATAACATCACAGAG TCCTTCACACGATTGGCTGAGCAGGTCCTGGCAGCCAATAAGAAGGACCTGGACCTCCTAAGGGCGTCGGTCACAGACGAGCTCAACCTCGCCgccctggaggaggaggagggcatcACAGACGGGGCCGCCGCCTCAAAGAAGGGCTGCTGGTGTTAA